Proteins encoded within one genomic window of Saccharomyces mikatae IFO 1815 strain IFO1815 genome assembly, chromosome: 15:
- the NUD1 gene encoding Nud1p (similar to Saccharomyces cerevisiae NUD1 (YOR373W); ancestral locus Anc_7.7), whose product MDMNDQEAELSSQLENLTISSPRKLRSKTYNNNGKVFKKYESNHDFQESNFTSQVVEPTISDSVKKPPTMTVLNNYSTVHQKVPSGFSGTTATSHQEAQWKQYFPGISSGGTTNVGGRVGTANKVPESDLIVSDLVKDLSGVLETNTFKRHLDMKNKSTTTQPHEIHDTVSVSHSKDFFSGEKVSSFSDDSDSGPAAEAHDVFDGILKKQQSNYLVGSYTSSNSNKDINNAKTKEGEMNTSNSFNFSSSSSMSSSHTQSSRKSKGLKKPPLNTISPGQLGYQFNHTHGAWDPPLNQGLDVSSSHSLDNTSSNQSQLATMVPTGDTNTKDKAPSILNKKAYEFVSTKPDDVGYCQEKIQEERLGNNDDTPLDTPKFNERFAKNGTRAKIKKQIRTSRSISNSNLLEAHKKLKNYPRVEDITSISEVDTSFNESERQLITILTSKLHDISDYDSDWSKILKVDLSKGKLKNMFGLQRLLPSLLLLNLNDNEMNTLEGISSNVVQLFCSNNKITSAHCSLVGFEDLECLDLSYNYLNTSLKFLSPCRHLQEVNLSYNSIQSLEGIGSSRIKKLNLANNEINGIIDFEQLILTNNSVVGGWLTVEALDLSNNNIMGVRNINCLPHLKTLNLNGNPLVSIVESVKIENVSLKALSIKNTGGALSKLQNYKLNDQFIFPYQNLKILKLDGFAQISRWQKWPASLQNLEINGGLASYLPRFPSLKSTNLYSLTIANIRDFTHLPVDLSKELPFLQELHLPGNNLQSAHKLTKTLPRQSVKFLDLRNNPITAPCRDHNTTSLYHQQMLQIAGLCQQQCPALATLWLDDTPAPTATHL is encoded by the coding sequence ATGGATATGAATGACCAGGAGGCAGAACTATCCAGCCAACTGGAGAATTTAACGATAAGTTCACCACGGAAGCTACGCTCGAAAACGTACAATAACAACGGTAAAGTGTTTAAGAAATATGAAAGTAATCACGATTTCCAAGAATCAAATTTTACTTCACAAGTCGTGGAGCCCACAATATCCGATTCCGTGAAAAAACCTCCGACAATGACTGTTTTGAACAACTACAGTACGGTCCATCAAAAAGTGCCATCAGGGTTCTCAGGCACGACTGCTACATCACATCAAGAGGCTCAATGGAAGCAGTATTTCCCTGGTATCAGTAGTGGCGGCACGACTAATGTAGGAGGTCGTGTTGGCACTGCAAACAAGGTACCTGAATCTGACCTTATAGTTAGTGATTTGGTTAAGGATTTATCTGGTGTACTGGAAACAAATACATTTAAAAGACATCTAGATATGAAGAATAAAAGCACTACAACACAGCCCCACGAAATTCATGATACAGTAAGTGTCTCCCATTCTAAAGATTTCTTTAGTGGCGAAAAAGTATCATCGTTTTCTGATGATAGCGATTCTGGGCCAGCGGCTGAAGCTCACGATGTCTTTGATGGTATATTAAAAAAGCAACAATCAAATTATTTGGTGGGTTCTTATACAAGCAGTAACAGTAATAAAGATATCAACAATGCTAAAACGAAAGAGGGTGAGATGAACACTTCCAACTcgttcaatttttcatcttcctcatctATGTCCTCCTCTCATACGCAATCAAGTAGAAAATCGAAAGGTCTTAAAAAACCCCCACTGAACACTATATCCCCGGGCCAATTGGGGTATCAGTTCAATCATACGCATGGCGCATGGGATCCCCCGCTGAATCAAGGATTGGATGTGTCTAGTTCACATTCTTTAGACAATACATCGTCCAATCAGTCACAGTTAGCCACAATGGTACCAACTGGAGATACCAACACCAAGGATAAGGCGCCTTCaattttaaataaaaaggCGTACGAATTCGTCAGTACCAAGCCAGATGACGTTGGCTACTGCCAAGAGAAAatacaagaagaaagacTTGGAAATAATGATGACACTCCTCTGGACACCCCAAAGTTCAATGAACGTTTCGCAAAAAATGGCACCAGGgcaaaaatcaaaaagcaAATACGTACCTCTCGTTCTATCTCTAACTCCAATCTACTAGAAGCCCACAAGAAGCTCAAAAACTACCCCAGAGTTGAAGACATTACATCCATTTCTGAAGTCGACACATCGTTCAATGAATCGGAAAGACAACTGATAACAATCTTGACGAGCAAACTACATGATATTTCAGACTACGACTCCGATTggtcaaaaattttgaaggttGACCTATCAAAGGGTaaactgaaaaatatgTTTGGTTTGCAAAGACTACTACCAAGTCTATTACTATTAAATCTCAATGACAATGAGATGAACACTCTGGAAGGAATCTCATCAAACGTTGTCCAGCTATTTTGTTCCAACAACAAGATCACAAGTGCACATTGTTCATTGGTCGGATTCGAAGACCTCGAATGCCTAGATTTATCGTATAACTACCTGAATACAAGTCTAAAATTTTTGTCACCCTGTCGTCATTTGCAAGAGGTAAACCTTTCTTATAACTCAATCCAATCTCTAGAAGGCATAGGATCGTCCAGGATCAAAAAACTGAATCTTGCGAACAACGAGATTAATGGCATCATCGATTTTGAACAATTAATTCTAACAAACAACTCCGTTGTTGGTGGTTGGTTGACCGTGGAAGCCTTGGATCTGagcaacaataatataatgGGAGTAAGGAATATCAATTGCCTGCCCCACCTGAAAACTCTAAACCTTAATGGCAACCCGCTGGTCTCCATTGTAGAATCCGTAAAGATTGAAAACGTATCGCTAAAAGCGCTTTCCATCAAAAACACCGGTGGCGCGTTATCTAAATTACAAAACTACAAGCTCAATGACCAGTTTATCTTCCCCTATCAAAATCTAAAGATCCTAAAGTTGGACGGCTTCGCCCAAATAAGCAGGTGGCAAAAATGGCCTGCTTCTTTGCAAAATCTGGAGATCAATGGTGGACTTGCCTCATATTTGCCGCGATTTCCTTCCCTTAAGTCCACAAACCTATATTCTCTAACGATAGCTAATATTAGAGACTTCACCCACCTACCAGTAGATCTCTCGAAGGAACTTCCGTTCCTGCAGGAACTACACCTACCGGGCAACAACCTGCAAAGCGCGCATAAGTTAACAAAAACCCTCCCGCGTCAATCGGTAAAGTTCCTCGACTTGCGGAATAACCCAATCACAGCCCCATGCCGCGATCACAATACCACAAGCCTGTATCATCAGCAGATGCTCCAGATTGCTGGCCTCTGCCAGCAGCAATGTCCCGCGCTGGCGACCCTGTGGTTAGATGACACTCCTGCCCCAACCGCCACGCACCTGTAA